Proteins from a single region of Fimbriimonadaceae bacterium:
- a CDS encoding AAA family ATPase — translation MITEVEIEGFKSFGTPAEKIPLRNLNFLVGANASGKTNFLSALKFLQNAVRQDIEYAANEVGGSLEVRNKLLRQRNEPKPVRIRIKLDTAVEFPLSKKSTWKINSFEYEVILDLRGQMNVPTIKSETIFAKLEHQGEKSTFSLTRDALKVSITDPMSPRDGKINIPVPDQERGRLALGVGFFAPACVILKEEISRWRFYNITPDIARQPYRETPDCDLGSSGENLAVILHKIEAAKDKGASHLETLVNGLRGVVPGFKGIKTTRSPIEGKWAFQLSEEKIKGSINPFSASDGTIRLLTLLVITTWMSRNASLVAVEEPENGIHPHLSEHIVKILKTASKTTQLLVTTHNPAFLDHLEPDQVILCDKIQGFTKLRRASDVAEVESFRKHFDLGELWVQGTLGGIP, via the coding sequence ATGATTACCGAAGTTGAGATAGAAGGGTTTAAGAGTTTCGGCACACCCGCCGAAAAGATTCCCCTTCGGAACCTCAATTTCCTAGTTGGAGCTAACGCCTCTGGAAAAACCAACTTTCTATCTGCCCTAAAATTTCTTCAGAACGCCGTACGCCAAGATATTGAATATGCCGCCAATGAAGTCGGAGGAAGCTTGGAGGTTCGCAACAAGCTCCTTCGTCAGCGGAATGAGCCTAAGCCCGTTAGAATTCGCATCAAGCTGGATACTGCGGTCGAATTTCCGCTTTCCAAAAAGAGCACTTGGAAGATTAACTCTTTTGAATATGAGGTCATTCTAGATCTTCGTGGGCAAATGAATGTACCGACTATCAAAAGCGAAACTATTTTCGCAAAGTTGGAGCACCAAGGTGAGAAGTCGACTTTTAGCTTAACGAGAGATGCCCTAAAAGTTTCAATCACGGACCCGATGAGCCCAAGAGATGGAAAAATAAACATCCCTGTGCCTGATCAAGAAAGGGGTCGCCTTGCGTTGGGAGTTGGGTTTTTTGCGCCTGCATGTGTAATCTTGAAGGAAGAAATCAGCCGATGGCGTTTCTACAATATTACGCCAGACATTGCTCGACAGCCTTATCGTGAAACACCCGATTGCGACCTAGGCTCTTCGGGCGAGAATCTCGCCGTCATCCTGCATAAGATCGAGGCGGCGAAAGACAAGGGTGCGAGTCATCTAGAAACCCTTGTTAATGGTCTGCGCGGAGTAGTGCCTGGGTTCAAGGGTATAAAGACCACTCGATCCCCCATAGAAGGGAAGTGGGCTTTTCAGCTCTCCGAGGAAAAAATCAAAGGATCGATCAATCCATTCTCCGCGTCCGACGGAACTATTAGATTACTGACCCTGTTGGTAATAACAACATGGATGTCTAGAAATGCTTCGCTCGTCGCCGTCGAGGAGCCCGAAAACGGAATTCATCCTCACCTATCAGAGCATATTGTAAAAATACTAAAAACTGCTTCAAAAACGACCCAACTACTCGTTACCACACACAACCCCGCTTTCCTTGATCACCTTGAACCTGATCAAGTGATTTTGTGCGACAAAATTCAAGGTTTTACAAAACTTCGCCGAGCATCCGACGTAGCAGAGGTTGAGAGCTTTCGTAAACACTTTGATCTTGGAGAACTATGGGTACAAGGCACCCTTGGAGGAATTCCTTGA
- a CDS encoding DUF4276 family protein produces the protein MKIGIAVQGPSDREFLDKVLHKHFHGITFDVRNLKSQHKLIRQAPALLETFRGAGYCAGFILVDRDDSTCISAVFKLFDKTIQETARQPRDSRYLHICVAIRELEAWYLADSQAIAAIFPKASYSSAEETGSLNAEAKIRDIWQQQYGSCSAVNKIDLAKTISTKFHPAKAQTRSKSFAYFWNMLGKKIASVKMQS, from the coding sequence TTGAAGATCGGTATTGCCGTCCAAGGACCGTCCGATCGAGAGTTTCTCGACAAAGTCCTCCACAAACACTTTCACGGGATAACATTCGACGTAAGAAACCTAAAATCCCAACACAAGTTAATTCGACAAGCTCCAGCACTTCTTGAGACCTTCCGCGGCGCAGGCTACTGCGCAGGGTTCATCCTCGTAGACCGCGATGACAGCACTTGTATCTCGGCGGTCTTTAAGCTTTTTGATAAGACTATCCAGGAAACCGCTCGTCAACCAAGAGATTCTCGTTACCTCCACATCTGTGTCGCTATTCGAGAACTGGAGGCGTGGTACCTCGCGGATTCTCAGGCTATAGCCGCAATTTTCCCAAAGGCAAGTTATTCATCCGCTGAAGAGACCGGCAGTTTGAACGCCGAAGCTAAAATACGAGATATCTGGCAACAGCAATATGGATCTTGCTCAGCAGTGAATAAAATTGATCTTGCTAAGACGATTTCAACAAAATTCCATCCCGCCAAAGCACAAACCAGATCGAAATCGTTTGCTTACTTTTGGAACATGCTCGGAAAAAAAATTGCGTCAGTCAAAATGCAGAGTTAG